A DNA window from Fragaria vesca subsp. vesca linkage group LG3, FraVesHawaii_1.0, whole genome shotgun sequence contains the following coding sequences:
- the LOC101294738 gene encoding uncharacterized protein LOC101294738 yields the protein MGMATTSISLSPSTFPPILKPSHCQYLRTQKPNPLPFLSQTNFSTKKTSTFHNPHDNINQRSTPVWRTYASSVESVASEANPIETTQQIMATTSDDGVSMTISVLLFVAFVGLTILTIGVVYLGVTDYLQKREREKIEKEEEANEKKGGKKRRLRARAGPKGFGQKVEEFEDD from the exons ATGGGAATGGCTACCACATCCATATCTCTATCCCCATCAACTTTTCCCCCAATTCTCAAACCAAGCCATTGCCAATATCTCAGAACCCAGAAACCAAATCCTTTGCCTTTCCTCTCACAAACCAATTTTTCAACCAAAAAGACCTCAACTTTCCACAACCCACATGACAATATCAACCAAAGAAGCACCCCAGTTTGGAGAACCTATGCAAGCTCTGTTGAATCTGTGGCTTCAGAAGCCAACCCAATTGAGACCACACAGCAGATAATGGCCACCACTAGTGATGATGGTGTCTCTATGACCATTTCTGTTCTTCTCTTTGTTGCATTTGTTGGTCTCACCATTCTCACTATTGGG GTTGTGTACCTAGGTGTGACAGATTACTTGCAGAAGAGGGAGAGAGAGAAGATTGAGAAAGAAGAGGAAGCTAACGAGAAAAAGGGTGGAAAGAAGAGGAGGCTGAGAGCAAGAGCAGGGCCTAAGGGATTTGGACAAAAGGTTGAAGAGTTTGAAGATGATTAA